A single region of the Triticum dicoccoides isolate Atlit2015 ecotype Zavitan chromosome 2B, WEW_v2.0, whole genome shotgun sequence genome encodes:
- the LOC119368332 gene encoding FCS-Like Zinc finger 2-like produces the protein MAASVACSFFFDAELLGEPGMPALDACALCAKPLARDSDIYMYKGDTPFCSEECRDEQMQLDAISARQAARRKQRFSSGTEARRGHQESRKVSVAS, from the coding sequence ATGGCGGCTTCAGTAGCTTGCTCCTTCTTCTTTGACGCGGAGCTGCTCGGTGAGCCAGGCATGCCCGCGCTGGACGCGTGCGCGCTCTGCGCCAAGCCGCTGGCGCGCGACAGCGACATCTACATGTACAAGGGGGACACGCCCTTCTGCAGCGAAGAGTGCCGGGACGAGCAGATGCAGCTCGACGCCATCTCCGCCAGGCAGGCTGCCCGGAGGAAGCAGCGGTTCTCGTCGGGAACGGAGGCCCGGCGCGGGCACCAGGAGTCCAGGAAGGTGTCCGTCGCGAGCTAG